GTTGCGCAGGGAAGGGGTGCGAAAGAGCCCGCAGTTTGCCGGATCATGAGAGGCTTTATCTTTGCGAAACGGACCGCAGAGGCCCAGGTCGTAGTAGTGCGGATTACTGTTCCAGGGAATTTCATCATTGCGCGGCACGCCCAGCGCTTCAAACTGAAAATCAGTAAAAATCGGATGCCTGCCATTTGCCCCAACTTCATCCAGATGACAGGAAGCGCAGTTGCCGCTGTTGGGGTTATCGAATAATTCTTTGCCGTGCAGTTCCTGCGGTGTAAGCGAGGCTTTTCCGTCGAGCCAACGATCATACTTGCTGCTGTAGGGATGAAAGCTCTTATCCTCCAGCTCAAACTGCTGGAGAGCCATGGCCGCATCCTGCACAGCTTTGGCAGGGCGGGAAAAGATGCGGGCTCCAAAGACGGAGCGAAATTCCGCGGCGTAGTCTGATTGACTGAGCTTGTGAGCGAGTGTGGCGGCGTTGCGATTGTCCATCTCCGCAGGGGAGAAAAGAGGTAGCAGGGCCTGGGCGTGCAGCGAGTTGTAGCGCCCGTCCCAGGTGTAACCACCGGTAGGAACATTCTCCGTCTCAGTCAGTTGCTCGATTGGATTGCTGGCTCGCACATCGGACCAATGCGGCACATAGTTGAGGACATAACGCAGGGAAGGGGCCGCACGGTAGCCGGGAGTCTTGAGGTCTGGTCCACCATATTGCACCGCACTTGCATTGGGTGGGCCGTAGGCGAAGCGCGGATCATGGCAAGTCGCGCAGGCCATTTTTCCTGATCCGGAAAGCGACTTGTCAAAGAAGATCTTTTTCCCAAGACGGGCGGCAGCGCTCATCTCGCTGTGACGGATAGCCTGAGTTGAGAGTCTGGTGCTGCCGGCAAGACATAAGGTTCCCGCTGAGAGCAAGGCGGTCAAAAACAGGGCTGAAAAAGTGAGTCGCATGGAAAAGCAATCTCTATGGATGGATCATCTGTCTGTATGAGTCGAGCTCTCACGCAGGACGGCATATAGGTGTCCTTCATCGATAGTTGGTGAACACGTCTGAACCAAATGCCGCTAATCCCTTTTGCCCCGCATAGCCAAGATAGTGATGGATACCGAAAATCTCTTCCATCGATTTCAAAAGTGAGTAATGGTTGTAGGGCACATTGGATACGGTTGAAGGACGAATGTACTTTGACAGCAGGAGCGCGCCTGTACGGTCCCCACCGTAATCGAAAGTTTTCTTGGTAATGACGTAGCCGTGTTGATGATAAGTCACGAAGTAAGG
The DNA window shown above is from Acidobacterium capsulatum ATCC 51196 and carries:
- a CDS encoding cytochrome-c peroxidase, coding for MSAAARLGKKIFFDKSLSGSGKMACATCHDPRFAYGPPNASAVQYGGPDLKTPGYRAAPSLRYVLNYVPHWSDVRASNPIEQLTETENVPTGGYTWDGRYNSLHAQALLPLFSPAEMDNRNAATLAHKLSQSDYAAEFRSVFGARIFSRPAKAVQDAAMALQQFELEDKSFHPYSSKYDRWLDGKASLTPQELHGKELFDNPNSGNCASCHLDEVGANGRHPIFTDFQFEALGVPRNDEIPWNSNPHYYDLGLCGPFRKDKASHDPANCGLFRTPSLRNVAIRKVFFHNGRFHTLRQALLFYVERDTDPGKWYPAGPNGKVEKFNDLPIKNRANVDTTDAPLNRSLGEKPVWNAQQIDDVIAFLKTLTDQDVVKRLPPPPHSANASLHQARRGSAKDSPR